One part of the Flavobacterium johnsoniae UW101 genome encodes these proteins:
- a CDS encoding OsmC family protein, whose protein sequence is MKFTRRANANWKGTGMEGKGTISTQSTTLDNAQLSFKTRFEQGVGTNPEELIAAAHSGCFTMQLSFLLSEAGFVPEDLDTTAKVTFEDGTITLIQLELTGKVPGISEEDFQKTAQKAKEICPISKLLNTEITLAVTLN, encoded by the coding sequence ATGAAATTTACAAGAAGAGCAAACGCAAACTGGAAAGGTACTGGAATGGAAGGAAAAGGAACCATTAGTACTCAAAGCACAACTTTAGATAATGCACAATTATCTTTTAAAACCCGTTTCGAACAAGGTGTTGGAACAAACCCTGAAGAATTAATCGCAGCGGCACATTCTGGATGTTTTACAATGCAGTTAAGCTTTTTATTATCTGAAGCCGGATTTGTACCAGAAGATTTAGACACAACGGCTAAAGTAACTTTTGAAGATGGAACCATTACTTTAATTCAACTAGAATTAACTGGAAAAGTTCCCGGAATCTCTGAAGAAGATTTTCAAAAAACAGCTCAAAAAGCAAAAGAAATTTGTCCAATTTCGAAATTATTGAACACTGAAATTACTTTGGCGGTAACGTTGAACTAA
- a CDS encoding alpha/beta hydrolase — MKTIKSYLAFAAIIFSLVFTTANVNAQTAPQIKNVVLVHGAFADGSGWKGLYQILTKKGYNVTIVQNPLSSLEDDVKATNLALDKQDGPTILVGHSWGGTVITEAGNHPKVAALVYVAALQPDNGENSIQWLQTAPPAPENGVLPPDDKGIAYYDKAKFHAGFAGDLSKEDADFMFASQGAFHANGFGTPITKAAWRTKPSYGIVATEDKSIVPSIQFAMYKRSNTKITEIKGSHVVFISQPAKVADVIITASKKQ, encoded by the coding sequence ATGAAAACAATTAAAAGCTATTTAGCATTCGCAGCAATAATTTTTAGTCTGGTATTTACAACAGCAAATGTAAACGCGCAGACTGCTCCACAAATTAAAAACGTAGTATTGGTACACGGTGCTTTCGCAGACGGTTCAGGATGGAAAGGTTTGTACCAGATTTTAACTAAAAAAGGATATAATGTAACGATCGTTCAAAATCCGTTAAGTTCTTTAGAAGATGATGTTAAAGCAACAAATTTAGCTCTTGACAAACAAGACGGACCAACAATTTTAGTTGGTCATTCATGGGGCGGTACTGTAATTACTGAAGCAGGAAATCACCCAAAAGTGGCGGCTTTAGTTTATGTAGCGGCTTTACAGCCTGATAATGGCGAAAACTCAATTCAATGGTTACAAACAGCGCCTCCAGCTCCTGAAAATGGTGTACTGCCTCCAGATGATAAAGGAATTGCTTATTATGACAAAGCTAAATTTCACGCTGGTTTTGCAGGTGATTTAAGCAAAGAAGATGCTGATTTTATGTTTGCTTCGCAGGGTGCTTTTCATGCAAACGGTTTTGGAACACCAATTACTAAAGCAGCATGGAGAACTAAACCTTCTTACGGAATCGTAGCTACTGAAGATAAAAGTATTGTTCCGAGTATTCAGTTTGCAATGTACAAACGTTCTAATACCAAAATCACTGAAATAAAAGGAAGCCACGTGGTTTTTATTTCTCAGCCGGCAAAAGTTGCTGATGTGATTATTACTGCATCTAAAAAACAGTAA
- a CDS encoding hydrogen peroxide-inducible genes activator, which produces MTIQQLKYIVALDEERHFARAAEVCMVTQPGLTIQLKNLEEEIGIKIFDRNKVPLTPTILGTEIINKARKILREADEIRDFVVNEKNLLEGELKLGIISTLSPYLIPLFIKAMKEAAPKVHFIIKEGYTGHLMRDLEIGAIDAAIMATPTGNPNLIEHVIFKEPFVAYLNESHPMAKEDFYELQPGDKTELLLLHHEYCYNAQLLDICGLKSSDKIKEQFTYDINSIETLKNLVRAHLGFAIIPQLSILNEAKSELFKPFKEPIPVREISLVVSDSFSKKLLLEKMNEAIWNCLPESLKKDFAYRKIRWNDSPYFVKAISKVS; this is translated from the coding sequence ATGACCATTCAACAGTTAAAATATATTGTAGCTTTAGATGAAGAGCGCCATTTTGCAAGAGCAGCCGAAGTCTGTATGGTTACACAGCCAGGATTAACAATTCAGTTAAAAAATCTTGAAGAAGAAATAGGAATCAAGATTTTCGACCGAAACAAAGTGCCTTTAACGCCTACAATTCTTGGTACAGAAATTATCAATAAAGCACGAAAAATTCTTCGTGAAGCTGATGAAATCAGGGATTTTGTGGTCAACGAAAAAAATCTTCTCGAAGGAGAATTAAAACTGGGTATTATTTCGACTTTATCTCCGTACCTGATTCCGTTGTTTATTAAAGCAATGAAAGAAGCTGCGCCAAAAGTACATTTCATCATTAAGGAAGGATATACGGGACATTTAATGAGAGATTTAGAAATAGGTGCGATTGATGCAGCTATTATGGCGACACCAACAGGAAATCCCAATTTGATCGAACATGTTATTTTTAAAGAGCCTTTTGTAGCTTATTTGAATGAATCGCACCCAATGGCAAAAGAAGATTTTTATGAACTTCAGCCGGGAGACAAAACCGAACTGCTGCTGCTGCATCATGAATATTGTTACAATGCACAGCTTCTGGATATCTGCGGATTAAAATCATCAGATAAAATTAAAGAACAATTTACGTATGATATCAATTCAATAGAAACCCTAAAAAATCTCGTTCGCGCGCATTTAGGATTTGCAATTATACCGCAGCTTTCTATTTTAAACGAAGCAAAATCGGAGCTTTTTAAACCTTTTAAAGAACCTATTCCGGTAAGAGAAATAAGTTTAGTAGTTTCAGATTCTTTTTCGAAGAAACTCTTACTCGAAAAAATGAACGAAGCCATCTGGAACTGTCTTCCTGAATCACTCAAAAAAGATTTTGCCTACAGGAAAATCCGCTGGAACGATTCGCCGTATTTTGTAAAAGCGATTAGTAAAGTTTCTTAA